Proteins encoded in a region of the Cardiocondyla obscurior isolate alpha-2009 unplaced genomic scaffold, Cobs3.1 scaffold33_214576_698314, whole genome shotgun sequence genome:
- the LOC139112635 gene encoding uncharacterized protein, whose translation MASTTLIQINTNHARRAQDLLLHTLAECGGGIALISEPFNIPDKHPNWMSDPAGSVAIFWLGNDNACNPITSGTGWTAAKWRNIIVMATYLPPSINLEDMETSLEEISDFIKRTPATPILLGGL comes from the coding sequence ATGGCTAGTACaactttaattcaaattaacacTAACCATGCGAGGAGAGCGCAAGACCTACTGCTCCACACACTCGCTGAGTGTGGCGGGGGGATTGCGCTCATTTCGGAGCCTTTCAATATACCGGATAAGCATCCAAACTGGATGAGTGACCCAGCGGGGAGCGTGGCTATTTTCTGGCTGGGCAATGATAATGCATGTAACCCTATCACAAGCGGAACAGGATGGACTGCAGCTAAATGGAGAAATATAATCGTGATGGCCACATATTTGCCACCATCAATAAACCTTGAGGACATGGAGACATCTCTGGAAGAAATAAGCGACTTTATTAAGCGTACACCGGCTACCCCCATTCTCCTTGGAGGACTTTAA
- the LOC139112636 gene encoding uncharacterized protein — protein MGENLSERGTPSQRTTSPASSYLSGGTGDLGSDYGGSIEGDDERMNMPLGKRKRVIIGRKRTAEQRNDATSALERAAAMEEEESRILNANHPISARSQQRADKLEEDFLDDNRNAPSRDLASTVLRDMAVVLRVSGVSKGLKGEYSKALREIACRTRANVTTMLTRLNTDGSTGQETMSLLNELHKAQEEIKNLKQEVNTLRETIAQISPTQPPQSKKRREDPIPYKTTTGPISGTSKVVTSEVVSTKTTFKKPTNKAGGTLRYNEDREASEISTNAISSVHFKYLDELFHSWCTGKSSGEPRTRNQPRSSQATTGTDKESSKSKPVTASEHPRSATAIAGTSKESPGVETWATVAGRKTKNSNKTVGQGSRTTSGKKAPEQPKPKTTKRKTPNSAAVSITCENGQYQEILKMAKDRIDLKKLGIDSLRPKRGITGSIIYEIKGDNHNEKAKVLAKELSTALACVQQVRIACPQKTADIRIRDLDDYTRKDDVINAVLTSFETCRQEDLKLGEIRRSYNGLYTTVLKCPVAVANQLIEKKRIQIGWVSARIEALPARPLQCFRCLQKGHVRENCNSPIDRSNSCFRCGETNHTAVTCKNLPKCLICEELKKPFRHKMGGPACNAKTNRRQPRTQPASNTNRQDDGNPPQLSKEVMEVETQEVPEAPKLAPEISGQEEAMHTE, from the coding sequence ATGGGAGAGAACTTATCAGAGAGGGGAACACCCTCACAAAGAACGACCTCGCCAGCTTCCAGCTATCTCTCAGGAGGTACTGGAGACCTCGGCTCGGATTACGGAGGGTCCATCGAAGGAGATGACGAACGCATGAATATGCCACTCGGCAAAAGGAAGAGAGTTATCATCGGCAGAAAGAGAACTGCGGAACAAAGAAATGATGCAACCTCAGCACTTGAAAGAGCAGCTGCTATGGAAGAGGAGGAGAGTCGCATACTCAATGCAAATCACCCCATCTCAGCACGTTCGCAACAAAGAGCAGATAAGCTCGAAGAAGATTTCCTGGACGATAATCGGAATGCACCATCTCGGGACCTTGCCAGCACAGTCCTACGGGACATGGCAGTGGTACTTCGAGTTTCCGGGGTTTCCAAAGGTCTTAAGGGCGAATACTCTAAGGCCCTGAGAGAAATCGCATGCAGAACACGAGCAAATGTCACCACTATGCTGACAAGACTTAACACGGACGGTTCGACAGGACAAGAGACCATGAGTCTCCTTAATGAATTGCACAAGGcacaagaagaaataaaaaaccttAAACAAGAAGTAAATACTTTGCGGGAGACAATCGCACAGATCTCACCTACGCAGCCTCCTCAATCCAAAAAGAGGCGGGAAGACCCTATACCATATAAGACTACCACAGGTCCAATTTCCGGTACCTCTAAAGTGGTAACCAGCGAGGTAGTTTCTACTAAAACAACTTTTAAAAAACCAACGAACAAAGCAGGTGGCACTTTACGATACAATGAAGACAGGGAAGCTAGTGAGATTTCCACCAACGCAATCTCATCTgttcattttaaatatttagatgaACTCTTCCATTCGTGGTGCACAGGAAAATCCAGTGGGGAGCCACGAACCAGGAATCAGCCTAGATCAAGCCAGGCAACTACAGGTACGGACAAAGAAAGCTCTAAGAGCAAACCGGTGACAGCATCAGAACACCCTAGATCGGCAACTGCTATAGCAGGCACAAGCAAGGAAAGCCCTGGCGTGGAGACATGGGCAACAGTAgctggaagaaaaacaaaaaacagtaATAAGACAGTCGGACAAGGAAGTAGGACAACGAGTGGCAAGAAAGCACCGGAGCAGCCTAAACCCAAGACGACCAAGCGCAAAACACCTAATTCGGCGGCCGTATCGATCACTTGCGAAAATGGTCAATACCAGGAGATCCTGAAAATGGCCAAAGACAGGATAGACTTAAAGAAACTTGGAATCGATAGCCTGCGACCCAAGAGAGGTATTACAGGCTCCATCATTTATGAGATCAAGGGAGACAATCATAACGAGAAGGCAAAAGTTCTTGCAAAAGAACTTTCTACGGCACTTGCATGTGTGCAACAGGTTAGGATAGCGTGTCCACAGAAAACCGCGGATATACGAATCAGGGATCTGGATGATTATACACGTAAGGATGATGTCATTAATGCAGTACTTACAAGTTTTGAAACTTGCAGGCAGGAGGACCTTAAATTAGGTGAAATTAGGAGATCATACAACGGACTTTACACGACAGTACTTAAGTGCCCGGTAGCCGTTGCTAACCAACTAAtcgagaagaagagaataCAAATAGGATGGGTCTCCGCAAGAATAGAAGCTCTACCTGCAAGACCATTACAATGTTTCCGGTGTCTACAAAAGGGACATGTCCGTGAAAACTGTAACAGTCCTATAGACCGTTCAAACAGTTGCTTCAGATGTGGGGAAACTAACCACACTGCAGTAACCTGTAAGAACCTACCTAAATGTCTGATTTGTGAAGAACTGAAGAAACCATTCAGGCACAAAATGGGAGGACCAGCATGTAATGCCAAGACAAATAGAAGACAACCTCGAACACAACCAGCTTCGAATACTAATAGACAAGACGATGGAAATCCACCACAGCTCTCCAAGGAAGTGATGGAAGTAGAAACACAGGAGGTACCGGAAGCACCAAAACTTGCACCAGAGATTAGTGGCCAGGAGGAGGCCATGCACACGGAATAG
- the LOC139112637 gene encoding uncharacterized protein, whose translation MNMDNEKEENLQLQGVRTPSSRQGRVASRFPLSLSNDGQSTSCSAGGVDDNVSAKTSSSKKTAKSKDTGRSLLSRSMGENLSERGTPSQRTTSPASSYLSGGTGDLGSDYGGSIEGDDERMNMPLGKRKRVIIGRKRTAEQRNDATSALERAAAMEEEESRILNANHPISARSQQRADKLEEDFLDDNRNAPSRDFASTVLRDMAVVLRVSGVSKGLKGEYSKALREIACRTRANVTTMLTRLNTDGSTGQETMSLLNELHKAQEEIKSLKQEVNTLRETIAQISPTQPPQSKKRREDPTPYKTTTGPISGTSKVVTSEVVSTKTTFKKPTNKAGGTLRHNEDREVSEISTNAISSVHFKYLDELFHSWCAGKSSGDPRPRNQPRSSQATTGTNKESFKSKLVTASEHPRSATAIAGTSKESPVVETWATVTGRKTKNSNKTVGQGNRTTSDKKAPVQPKPKTTKRKTPNSAAVSITCENGQYQEILKMAKDRIDLKKLGIDSLRPKRGITGSIIYEIKGDNHNEKAKVLAKELSTALASVQQVRIACPQKTADIRIRDLDDYTRKDDIINAVLTSFETCRQEDFKLGEIRRSYNGLYTTVLKCPVAVANQLIEKKRIQIGWVSARIEALPARPLQCFRCLQKGHVRENCNSPIDRSNSCFRCGETTHTAVTCKNLPKCLICEELKKPFRHKMGGPASLQGSDGSRNTGGTRSTKTCTRDWWPGGGHAHGRGT comes from the exons ATGAATATGGACaatgagaaagaagaaaacttACAGCTACAGGGTGTTCGGACACCCAGTAGTCGGCAGGGGAGGGTAGCGTCCCGGTTCCCCTTGTCGTTATCCAACGACGGGCAATCTACCTCCTGCAGCGCAGGGGGGGTAGATGATAATGTGTCTGCGAAGACCAGTTCGTCAAAAAAGACAGCTAAGAGCAAAGATACGGGCAGGAGCCTGTTATCTCGTAGCATGGGAGAGAACTTATCAGAGAGGGGAACACCCTCACAAAGAACGACTTCGCCAGCTTCCAGTTATCTCTCAGGAGGTACTGGAGACCTCGGCTCGGATTACGGAGGGTCCATCGAAGGAGATGACGAACGCATGAATATGCCACTCGGCAAAAGGAAGAGAGTTATCATCGGCAGAAAGAGAACTGCGGAACAAAGAAATGATGCAACCTCAGCACTTGAAAGAGCAGCTGCTATGGAAGAGGAGGAGAGTCGCATACTCAACGCAAATCACCCCATCTCAGCACGATCGCAACAAAGAGCAGATAAGCTCGAAGAAGATTTCCTGGACGATAATCGGAATGCACCATCTCGGGACTTTGCCAGCACAGTCCTACGGGACATGGCGGTGGTACTTCGAGTATCCGGGGTTTCCAAAGGTCTTAAGGGCGAATACTCTAAGGCCTTAAGAGAAATCGCATGCAGAACACGAGCAAATGTCACCACTATGCTGACAAGACTTAACACGGACGGTTCGACAGGACAAGAGACCATGAGTCTTCTTAACGAATTGCACAAGGcacaagaagaaataaaaagccTTAAACAAGAAGTAAATACTTTGCGGGAGACAATCGCACAGATCTCACCTACGCAGCCTCCACAATCCAAAAAGAGGCGGGAAGACCCTACACCATATAAGACTACCACAGGTCCAATTTCCGGTACCTCTAAAGTGGTAACCAGCGAGGTAGTTTCTACTAAAACAACTTTTAAAAAACCAACGAATAAAGCAGGTGGCACTTTACGACACAATGAAGACAGGGAAGTTAGTGAGATTTCCACCAACGCAATCTCATCTgttcattttaaatatttagatgaACTCTTCCACTCGTGGTGCGCAGGTAAATCCAGCGGGGACCCACGACCTAGGAATCAGCCTAGATCAAGCCAGGCAACTACAGGTACGAACAAAGAAAGCTTTAAGAGCAAACTGGTGACAGCATCAGAACACCCTAGATCGGCAACTGCTATAGCAGGCACAAGCAAGGAAAGCCCTGTCGTGGAGACATGGGCAACAGTAActggaagaaaaacaaaaaacagtaATAAGACAGTCGGACAAGGAAATAGGACAACGAGTGACAAGAAAGCACCGGTGCAACCTAAACCCAAGACGACCAAGCGCAAAACACCTAACTCGGCGGCCGTATCGATCACTTGTGAAAATGGTCAGTACCAAGAGATCCTGAAAATGGCCAAAGACAGGATAGACTTAAAGAAACTTGGAATCGATAGTTTGCGACCCAAGAGAGGTATTACAGGCTCCATCATTTATGAGATTAAGGGAGATAATCACAACGAAAAGGCAAAAGTTCTTGCAAAAGAACTCTCTACGGCACTTGCAAGTGTACAACAGGTTAGGATAGCATGTCCACAGAAAACCGCGGATATACGAATCAGGGATCTGGATGACTATACACGTAAGGACGATATCATTAATGCAGTACTTACAAGTTTTGAAACTTGCAGGCAGGAGGACTTTAAATTAGGTGAAATTAGGAGATCATACAACGGACTTTACACGACAGTACTTAAGTGCCCGGTAGCCGTTGCTAACCAACTAAtcgagaagaagagaataCAAATAGGATGGGTCTCTGCAAGAATAGAAGCTCTACCTGCAAGACCATTACAATGTTTCCGGTGTCTACAAAAGGGACATGTCCGTGAAAACTGTAACAGTCCTATAGACCGTTCAAACAGTTGCTTCAGATGTGGGGAAACTACTCACACTGCAGTAACCTGTAAGAACCTACCTAAATGTCTGATTTGTGAAGAACTGAAGAAACCATTCAGGCACAAAATGGGAGGACCGGCAT CTCTCCAAGGAAGTGATGGAAGTAGAAACACAGGAGGTACCAGAAGCACCAAAACTTGCACCAGAGATTGGTGGCCAGGAGGAGGCCATGCACACGGAAGAGGAACATAA